In Montipora foliosa isolate CH-2021 chromosome 9, ASM3666993v2, whole genome shotgun sequence, the DNA window GGTACATTTTCTTCGTTGTCGTACACGTACGACGATTCTGTCATCGATCTAGTAGCAAAAGAGAATTCCGTTAAGATGCCTTCACAGCAAGTTCTCCCACCAGTATATGGTTCCAAATGGAGGCTTAAAAATCGATATTTGTCAGAATTAAGTTTTAATAATTTCTTAACACCCGTTTTAAGGGAATATTCTCGATTATCGCAAGCGAGGGCAGTAGATTTTTTAGATGATATACACTTactgtaaacaaaaaaacagaatgAAAAAATCGTAGTAATAAACAGGAAACTCAGTTCATTGTAGTTGGCAGATGTTTCAGTCTAatgattgtaatttttttcgttAAACGAATGTGTATAACAAGACGCTTGGTGGCATTTACATGGGATGCGGTTGTTGATGTAAGAAGTTAAGGTCGATTGCTATTGTTACTGCGGATGACTGAGGCCGAGTGCGCAGTCATAAGCTGAGTGTTAAAAGCGCTTAGGAAGCTTGGGTGTCATGGGAATCAGTACATTTCCTTTTTATCTCCTTGGTGAAACTTGATAGCTGAACTCGTAAGAAGAAGCCGGATGATAATGAGCTTAGCCTATCCACCGGGTAGCAAATTCCACTTTTTCGCTGCTTTTTTAAACGGATTGTAATATTGGGAAACATTACCATTTACAATGTTATGCTAAGaataatgcaatttttttttatccagCATTTCAGCGGTCCGGAATCCTAAATGCTTGAATCTGATTGGGTAATCGCGCACTCCAGCGGTCCGCATTTTCCCATCCGGACCGCTCCGAAATTTCCAACTTAAGCAACTTTTCAAGCTTTTTGTAACCGCGTAAAAGTGTCCTAGacaatgtaaaatgtaaatgtgAATGTGTGAATAAAATGTGAATGTGTGTTGCTTTGATTTTAAGCTCTTTACTCAATTATATTTCAAGCCGTGCACTCCTTTTTCGTTAACATCAATTTCTGTCACGTAACTGACATTTTAGGCCCTTTCACAGCAATCTcgtagaaaaaaaattaataggttatTTGCCTGCCTAGGTGGTTCcatattgggaaaaactgtaccCTCGGTCTCGAGTATGGCACTCGGCTGCACACTCGAGACCtctggcacagtttttcccaataaatACGGACCTCTCGGCCGgaaaataacatatatataacAGACTTAGACAGTGGTGCTGCGTCGGCAAGTGTGCGCAACACGAGAAATCGATATTATTAACTCAGATGATAAAAAGTAAGTTGCCCTGCGTAGGGAGGAGATtgaaaagctgatgtttcgagcgtttgATCTTTGTCAGAGAGATTTAAGGGGTTATGGTTATGAAAAGGCTGTTATCCAGGATACCAAAAAGATCCTGAAAGCGAATGACAGAAACTGCATGCGAAAAAAGCGTGTGAGCTACGGTCGATCCCAGCTCTCACGCTTTTCCGCGATCTGCTTTCCCGATTATCTAGGAGCCTGGAAAAGGTTAGGTTGTGAAGGGATTTTGTTCGCATTGAGGTATATATGTCATTACCGCGCAATACAGTACGTTTTtcttggggaggggggggggggatgggagGGAGGGGTTCTTTATGTTATACATTGTAAACTGTTTACTTTTGGGACAcagccatgcatttttttttaacaattattgtttttatgaGAGAGGAATTCCTTTTCTCtctggtgaaaaaaaaatcaatagtGGAGCACTGAGTGCTATTGGTAGcaaaaaaaacgtgaaaaagtaaaaataaaaatagaggAACTAAAGGTGTTCATTGATTTCTTTGGGATGGAAGACACCAATACAATAAAGTAAGTTTTCTGCTCTCGGCGTTGCCTTGGTAAAGAGAAATGCCAGAGTTTTGTTTGGAGTGGTTCGTTGAAATAGCGTGCTACTGGTTAAGATGTACCTTTGTCATTTCTTTACGACGTCTCAAGACAGACAAAACTGACGAGTTTATATCATGAAATGGAATCATGGTAACCCATTGAAGCTACCTTGGTGGCTCCCGTCGATGGACTGACATCTATTGTCAATGTTATTTTCAACAGAGTATTCATTTTCATACGACGATACTTCTTCGCCTTCTTCCACGTGTTGGGGAGCAACAACACTTACGGCCGGTAAAACCGCATTTCTCTTGCAAATCAACAAGCTTTTTAAGCTCTCGCTGAATGGCTTACTATGTAAAGTATACACAATTGGATTGACGCAAGAATTGAACGAGACAAGGACGATTGCAAATTCATCGACTGAAGAGCTTGCAGTACTACTCCTGTGTGGCTTAAAGATAAAATACAGAAATATGACGCTGTGCGGAATCCACGTCAAAATGTATATCACGCTAATCACCAGCGTCATCCTAGTCACTTTTCTCCTAAAAACGTAAACAAGCAATATCAGCATTGGTCGATGTTGCCAGCTTCATTAAATAAGTAGTAATAATCATAAATTTGTAAAGCGAGTGCGTTCGATTTCTGGTAAAATAGCGGCAGGtatgttttgcaggttgcaggttgcgggttgaaatttcattataactggaaaaccgctggcactaaaaagaaaggtaaagcgatagacttgccgtgactgttacatgaaaagctaaccttaggccaaattaggcctaaagaaaagtttttaggcctaaggttagcttttcatgtaacagtcacggcaagtctatcgctttacctttctttttagtgccagcggttttccagttataatgaaaattcaacctgcaacctgcaacatgcaacctgcaaaaaatacctgccggtAAGATAGTATATTTTTATTCTAGTACTGATTGCCCAGGGAAAGTGGACTTGTGGGGTGCTTTCAGGCTGCGTCATACACAAGTTGCGAAGTTGAACACAACAATAAGGCTTGATAGGTTCATGGTGACCAAAAAGAATAGTAAAACGAAAAGTAAAGCTACGTGGAGTCGAAGAGAGTGGTCAGTCCGAGATGGCGCCAAAACCATCAAGAAAGAAGCGACACGCACGCCAAAAtaccatttttttcaagtttagagTTTAGCTTATCCAGCCTATTTTACCCGAAAACATTTTCAGAATGACCTTAAAGCGTGTAACgtttaattaactcttttccTTGGGACGAAGCTCATTTGCATCCGAGAAAAACGCTGAGAAATTCTGAAGAGCTGTTGTTATTTCTAATCTCTGAGATTGCGCAGAAGAGCCGGGAGTTAGCTATGATTGGCGGACGTCCAGGTTTGGAACCATCTTCAGCAGCTTCTCTGGGGAAAAAAAGCGTCTTTGGCCAGTGTGTGATTTACATCATGCGCAAGGGATCCAAGACACAATTGACTATTAGTAAATTACCTTACTTTTGGACTTCCTACTCTTCCAGGTAACCGCCTCTTCCAAAGTTCGCGAAGAATCTGCATGTAGAGGTACCCCATCATTATCACAGGAATTACAGCTGTTGAAATGACCCACCAAACAGACATAGCTTGACGGACATAACTTGGCCACGATATAATACACACCTTTTCTTCAATACTGTATTCAAGGAGGGTTATAATAGGTATGTGCCATGCAAATGCATAAATCCAAATGAATAGAACAATGGGTTTTACTTTTCTGACCAAAAGTCCGGTTTGATGTTGTAAAGGATATAATACAGCGTAATATCGTTCAACAGCGATCAAAACAAGGAACAATACAGAAGCTAAAATTCCAACACGCATTAAAGCTCCCCCTGTTAACAGTTTGCAAACTGCGTCTGCCGCGGTGCCGTCGAGATTTTCGAACGGGATGTCGATGAAaatcctgtaaaaaaaaaaaaaaaggaagggaatgaaaataataataaaaaaaattcaatttatttGTTCACTCACAAAGGAATGATCTTTAACTCcgaataataaaaaaagttaCACATTCAAGGCAAGGTTGATTTAATCGTTATTGATATATCAACGGTGAAAAACACCAGTGGATAACTACTGAGCTGTTGGACCGTGATGAAGTGATGATGGCAACTTCCAGATATATCCGAATGAAAACTTCAGAGACCTGAGCCACGGAAGTCATTTCGGGACCAATGGAGTTCGAGTTTCATTTACTGAAGTCATTGTTTGTACTGAGTGAGCTACCTCTGTCCCCCCCCTCccggatggggggggggggggtactccctatAATGGCCTATACGGGGAGGCTCCGCCCGAAAGGGGTACCTTTTTCACGCTTCAGGCATATGAAAGTGTAGGGATTTCACGAGTAGTCGAAGTATATGAATCTCTCATTTAGGTATTTAAAAAGGGCCTTTCAGTAAAATATTTCGAACACACATACCTTATGACTGAGGGCTAGAAAGCGGATGCAGTGTTTTAACTAGGTTTGTGAAAGGGGTATTATTTTCCAATTGAAGGTATACGAAAGGGGTAtcttttctgccaaaaatggtatataaaaggGTAAGGGGTCGGACCTCGGGGCAGAGCCTACccgtattaattttttttagtacCTCCCACCCTCCCCCCGGGACCTCTTTTCTCCTCTCTGTTTGAGATTTTTCTCTTGGATGTTTTCGGAAGTTGTTCCCGAAATCTTGATCTTATATCAGAAAACCTATGGCTGAAATGATTTTGTGTCTTACAAAGCTTATGTCGGGGTCAAACGTTCCAAATGAGCAAGCTGTTTGTGTATTGTAAAAAAGCAAACGTCCAGCCCATTTTACAAGAACGAAGAATCGAAGACAATAAAGAAAGATGTACTTTATCGATGTCTGTTTTATATTTGAATCGCTATTACGCTGCGGGCTGCGTTAAGTGAGGAAATccgattttttaaatttagtttttatAAGCGTTTTGCTTTATTTGTTGGAAATATACAATTCTATTCTCCAAGGCAACTTCTCTTCCGTTCTCTTGTAGAAAGGACAAAAATTgtcgcttattttctctcgcGTGGCTTCATCTTCATCAAGCAGAATAAAAACATAAACCAACGTGTGCAAAGCATGCCGTTCGACAGAACGTCTTTAATTACCAAATTTTAAACAACTGAATGAGACAAGATTATCATTTCAGAGgtgccaacctatggagatctaaaatctggagattttttccatccggttttcccccccccccctcgatCAATCTACCCACTAACCCCCTCCCGCCCAAAAAAAACCGCACCCACCCATTACCCAGAATCTCCTTCAAAATACAAGAATATTATATCGCCATTGTGACTTTGCGGGAAAACAGGTTACTTATCTCAAAAATTGTTATTAGTTAATCGGAGATTCAATCAAACAATTGGTTATATGGCTGTGATAACAAACGGAGATAAAGAAAGCCATTTAGTTTGGTTCTATcaacgtgtgtttgaaactcagagatgaagaaatgcattaggAAACAATAAAACGAGTTTGAaaagatcaatttttttttacttggggATGCAgtttgagtctagaatggaggaaaaggttcagagtcgtttttatccgggagatttaatgacccgtacggattcgttccgtatccagGAGACTCTCGGATAATCCTGGAGAGTTGGCACGTATGATATTCCCCACTACAATTTCTGTGAGTTGGTGCAGTTTTCATGTTTTGGTCCACTTTAGAGCCTTGCTCGTTTCCCACCTTGAGCAAAAATCCTGGGGTCGGTCAAGACTGGGTCACGGAGGCCGAAGACCTTTCCCACGGCGACTGCTTTTGCTGTATTTGAACAAATCTCAACGATGCATTAAGCGTCCTCACACTCTACTAACCTGAAAATGGAAAACACTCCAACCATCATGTCTGAACAGGCCAAATTCACGAGTAGAAAGTTCATTGTCGTTCTCATCGACTTGTGTTTGAGAACGACAAAGCAGACGAGTGAGTTACCAAAGAGATTTATCCCAACCATTACTGAGTTTACAACGTGTATTACTGTGTCTTTCATGTTAGTGATAAATTGAAATCACCTTTTCCTTAATACAAAATTTCCTGAGGAGAGAAAAGATAACCCGTGTTAAGTTTTCATTTTAGTATAAACAGAAAATCAATGAATGCGAAACGAATGGAGACTTCTGCACTCTTGAACATGACATTTCCTTCGGCCGATTATTACTACTGATTAAGATTTTCTTAGTGAAGCAATTTTAGCAGTTGTCAgtaagaagcctgaaaaaaataatCCAGGCCACGACCGTACGATTTCGCAGCTGCACTGCTACATCATTAATGTGGGTAATGCTGTGACTGTACAGTAGAGCAATACCCATTTTGTCATCATATTTGAGCGGTGGTAAGCAagtaggcccgcagcgcgtgcatataTCACGAAACGTGATAAGTGTATTGAGGTTGCGTGAGAGACAGGGTGGAGAAACTTACTAAATTGCATTGTGGGACTGTTTTGGGGACACGCCACTGTTTATGCAGTCGTTTACTCTGCAAAGCAAAATGACTTTCGCATATTCTTGTACGATAACAATTAACTTTGGGTTAAATCTTTATAACCTatccaacctcgtccccagggcacTTTTCCCTAGCTTTGGGTGGGCCCaacccaaagccagggaaaagcgccctggagACGAGGTTGTAAATTACTTTGTTAGTGAGTAAACGTCGTATGAACCACGATCTCACTGACCTTTTCATCAAATCTTTTCGTTTTCCGGACAATTTTGCACCTTTGCAAGCAAGCCATAGTTTTAAACTGATTGCCATTGTACAATATTCTGGGGGTTTAGGGAGCTCAGCTCCTACTAAGGTGATCTgctgacgtaattcggaggactggggagaaaaattttcacaccgtatcccacaaccgcgcgcggacttattttcgaattcaacatggcagaagcgagtttagatcttgtcgggtctacttgaatgttcattcagtaacaggaaatgtgatAGGCACGTAATGATcggttgagttttggcgatgacagtactgcagggagtttggaaacaacacctaaggccgcgcgcggttatgggatacggcgttaaaattttacttcccagtcctccaaattacgtcaccagatcaccttgGTGGTATATCGCTTTCTTGCAACTTCAGTTCTTGCT includes these proteins:
- the LOC137970920 gene encoding galanin receptor 2a-like translates to MKDTVIHVVNSVMVGINLFGNSLVCFVVLKHKSMRTTMNFLLVNLACSDMMVGVFSIFRIFIDIPFENLDGTAADAVCKLLTGGALMRVGILASVLFLVLIAVERYYAVLYPLQHQTGLLVRKVKPIVLFIWIYAFAWHIPIITLLEYSIEEKVCIISWPSYVRQAMSVWWVISTAVIPVIMMGYLYMQILRELWKRRLPGRVGSPKVRRKVTRMTLVISVIYILTWIPHSVIFLYFIFKPHRSSTASSSVDEFAIVLVSFNSCVNPIVYTLHSKPFSESLKSLLICKRNAVLPAVSVVAPQHVEEGEEVSSYENEYSVENNIDNRCQSIDGSHQGSFNGLP